A stretch of the Bacillus anthracis str. Vollum genome encodes the following:
- a CDS encoding GapA-binding peptide SR1P: MGTIVCQVCEGTIGHFEDEKSTVLYGKCGSHCDCDHKEHSKA, translated from the coding sequence ATGGGAACAATCGTATGCCAAGTATGTGAAGGAACAATCGGACATTTTGAAGATGAAAAATCAACAGTACTTTACGGAAAATGTGGATCTCATTGCGACTGTGACCATAAAGAACATTCAAAAGCTTAA
- a CDS encoding GapA-binding peptide SR1P, whose translation MGTIVCQVCEGTIGHFEDEKTTVLYGKCGTNCDCASKDNAKA comes from the coding sequence ATGGGAACAATCGTATGCCAAGTATGTGAAGGAACAATCGGACATTTTGAAGATGAAAAAACGACAGTACTTTACGGAAAATGCGGAACAAATTGTGACTGTGCTAGTAAAGATAATGCGAAAGCTTAA
- a CDS encoding GapA-binding peptide SR1P, which yields MGTIVCQDCEGTIAHFEDEKVTVLYGKCGSCGCDHTEHTKAQ from the coding sequence ATGGGAACAATCGTATGTCAAGATTGTGAAGGTACAATTGCACACTTCGAGGATGAGAAAGTAACAGTACTTTACGGGAAATGTGGATCTTGCGGATGTGATCACACAGAGCATACAAAAGCCCAATAA